The following proteins come from a genomic window of Fibrobacter succinogenes:
- a CDS encoding carbohydrate-binding protein, whose protein sequence is MKTLGVLGLSFFLCANSFAVTSQFRGVNWADKRDNFVSDVLVLSGLSLSDNHESAYAIADRIVGQFQEVLGTNSVRMPVNEPTILKAFDMYSGALDAALEHGRVAMGYWGPAQPAGPKNMDDWWKMWAKLVETYGDHPNAYFEIFNEPHMYSKDELRNLYAEWLKKFPNVPRDHILLDGSGLAWNVPDIADDPRFEGCLFAVHEYTFWNMSITTEQGWKNSFKGKVGKYIDRTVCTEWGGAMSPGEKNGVHYDYQDYNKAPTNYFTAYIRGMSDQLREWEMGSFYWPGLRDGDWYSMTKRSGEGVNTKLQIVNQSGVDRMQMAWADTVETTPPQQDPFGGFDADGKAIAGKPAAIPGKIEAENYDLGGSRVSFYDKSSDNEGGFYRKDAVDIVALDSADLSKGYAIGFTNDGEWLEYTVNVAKTATYSVEVQMATASEKAGVQFFVDGKAVSDSIIAKQGEDWSNYSAIQSRLGEIAAGEHILKMQIVGNYVNIDNIRFCEGEKCEESVGIRASRVAVPAGILENATPRLRVQNNKLYIEKNGKRFDLTGHRVK, encoded by the coding sequence ATGAAAACGTTAGGAGTTCTTGGTTTATCTTTTTTTCTTTGCGCAAACTCATTCGCTGTTACAAGCCAGTTCCGCGGAGTCAACTGGGCGGATAAGCGCGACAACTTCGTCTCTGATGTGCTGGTGCTTTCGGGCCTTAGCCTTTCGGACAATCACGAATCGGCTTATGCCATTGCCGACCGTATTGTCGGGCAGTTCCAAGAAGTGCTTGGTACAAACAGCGTGCGCATGCCGGTGAACGAACCGACCATTCTCAAAGCTTTTGACATGTATTCGGGCGCCTTGGATGCAGCCCTTGAACATGGTCGTGTGGCTATGGGCTATTGGGGCCCTGCGCAGCCTGCGGGCCCCAAAAACATGGACGATTGGTGGAAAATGTGGGCCAAACTCGTCGAAACATACGGCGACCATCCGAACGCCTACTTTGAAATTTTCAACGAACCGCACATGTATAGCAAGGACGAACTTCGCAATCTCTATGCGGAATGGCTCAAGAAATTCCCGAACGTCCCGCGCGACCACATTTTGCTCGATGGCTCCGGCCTCGCTTGGAACGTCCCGGACATCGCTGACGACCCGCGATTTGAAGGCTGCCTCTTTGCCGTTCATGAATACACGTTTTGGAACATGAGCATCACCACCGAACAAGGCTGGAAAAACAGCTTTAAGGGCAAGGTGGGCAAATACATCGATCGCACCGTTTGCACGGAATGGGGTGGCGCCATGTCTCCTGGCGAAAAGAACGGCGTGCATTACGATTATCAAGATTACAACAAGGCTCCCACCAACTACTTCACGGCTTACATCCGCGGCATGTCCGATCAGCTGCGCGAATGGGAAATGGGCAGTTTCTACTGGCCGGGTCTCCGCGATGGCGACTGGTACAGTATGACCAAGCGCAGCGGGGAAGGCGTAAACACCAAGCTCCAGATAGTGAACCAGTCCGGTGTGGACCGCATGCAAATGGCTTGGGCCGATACCGTTGAAACAACGCCTCCTCAACAGGATCCGTTTGGCGGTTTTGATGCGGATGGAAAAGCAATCGCAGGCAAGCCTGCTGCAATCCCTGGTAAAATCGAAGCCGAAAACTATGACCTCGGTGGCAGCCGCGTCTCGTTCTACGACAAGTCTTCCGACAACGAAGGCGGTTTCTACCGCAAGGATGCTGTGGATATCGTCGCCTTGGATTCCGCCGACCTCTCGAAAGGCTATGCGATTGGATTCACGAACGATGGCGAATGGCTCGAGTACACGGTCAATGTCGCAAAGACTGCAACCTACTCAGTCGAAGTGCAAATGGCGACCGCTTCCGAAAAAGCCGGCGTGCAATTCTTTGTCGATGGCAAGGCCGTTTCTGACAGCATCATTGCAAAACAGGGCGAAGATTGGTCGAATTACTCCGCTATTCAATCTAGGTTGGGCGAAATCGCTGCCGGCGAACACATCCTCAAAATGCAAATCGTCGGGAATTACGTGAATATCGACAACATCCGTTTCTGCGAAGGCGAAAAATGCGAAGAATCTGTTGGAATCCGCGCATCCCGCGTGGCAGTCCCTGCTGGCATTCTCGAAAATGCAACCCCGCGCCTTCGCGTCCAAAATAACAAGCTCTACATCGAGAAAAACGGCAAACGCTTCGACCTCACCGGCCACCGTGTTAAATAA
- a CDS encoding cellulase family glycosylhydrolase, with the protein MKKISLSLAVVAIAGFASIANAALADGGAKFVGNITTSGQIRDDMGTYWNQITPENGCKWGSIHSLSNGNSGTSKFAWDNYDKCEGAYKWAKEKPGERHFKFHALVWGSQYPNFLCKKKNPGITVELTKKYITEWFDAVAAKFPDLEYIDVVNEAIWAGDNYHSGYGKPAAGAEGRSTDDTECGGSYIIEALGGDRVVNGKHQYDFITTAFKMARERWPKAVLIYNDYNTLSWQMNEGIELIQTIVKNGAPVDAYGQQAHDCKGMSKSDFESKMTRIHNETGLPLLVSEYDIGEADDNKQKNDYANQIPFMWETPWVAGITIWGYINGATWAANTGIMEKDGRKRAAMTWLEDYFAKNLNKGKNDVTFTPVEPEPQTPFKGKVREIPGKIEAEDFDVPGKGVNEDGTTNASYSDDSENHGDSDYRKDDASAVDLYNKATGVIVGYNQTGDWLEYTVNIAEAGDYTMTASVAAESESASFTLSIDGKSVAEVPVSGSSWDDYFDVTANVTLPAGKHILRMDVTAEYFDVDYFNFVSKGEIGIRTKAHMETPVLTDYDVFDMNGVRLGRMSAYSMNDAVTMLKSSSAIKVQGLYLLRSVKNGAVKSVRIAR; encoded by the coding sequence ATGAAAAAAATCTCTCTCTCTCTTGCTGTTGTAGCTATCGCGGGATTTGCCTCTATTGCAAATGCAGCTTTAGCCGATGGCGGTGCTAAGTTTGTCGGTAACATTACTACAAGTGGCCAAATCCGTGACGATATGGGCACTTACTGGAACCAGATTACTCCCGAAAACGGCTGTAAGTGGGGTTCAATCCATTCCCTTTCTAACGGTAACAGCGGTACAAGCAAGTTCGCTTGGGACAACTACGATAAGTGCGAAGGTGCTTACAAGTGGGCCAAGGAAAAACCGGGCGAACGTCACTTCAAGTTCCATGCTCTCGTTTGGGGATCTCAGTACCCGAACTTCCTTTGCAAAAAGAAAAATCCGGGCATTACCGTAGAACTCACCAAGAAATACATTACCGAATGGTTCGATGCCGTCGCCGCAAAGTTCCCGGATCTCGAATACATTGACGTGGTGAACGAAGCAATTTGGGCCGGCGACAACTACCACTCCGGTTACGGTAAACCGGCTGCAGGTGCCGAAGGCCGCAGTACCGATGATACCGAATGCGGTGGTTCCTATATCATTGAAGCTCTCGGTGGTGACCGTGTTGTCAATGGCAAGCACCAGTATGACTTTATTACAACCGCTTTCAAGATGGCTCGCGAACGCTGGCCGAAGGCTGTGCTTATCTATAACGACTATAACACGCTCTCTTGGCAGATGAACGAAGGTATCGAACTCATTCAGACCATCGTCAAGAATGGCGCTCCGGTGGATGCTTACGGCCAGCAGGCTCACGACTGCAAGGGCATGAGCAAGTCCGATTTCGAAAGCAAAATGACGAGAATCCATAACGAAACTGGCCTTCCGCTTTTGGTTTCGGAATACGATATCGGTGAAGCCGATGACAACAAGCAAAAGAATGACTACGCCAACCAGATCCCGTTCATGTGGGAAACTCCGTGGGTTGCTGGCATTACCATCTGGGGCTACATCAATGGCGCAACATGGGCCGCTAATACTGGAATTATGGAAAAGGACGGTAGGAAGCGTGCTGCAATGACTTGGCTCGAAGACTATTTTGCCAAAAATCTTAACAAGGGGAAGAACGATGTGACCTTCACTCCTGTCGAACCGGAACCGCAAACTCCGTTCAAGGGCAAGGTGCGCGAAATTCCGGGCAAAATCGAAGCCGAAGACTTTGACGTTCCGGGCAAGGGTGTTAACGAAGACGGTACGACCAACGCTTCTTACAGCGATGATTCCGAAAACCATGGCGATTCCGACTACCGCAAGGATGACGCTTCGGCTGTTGACCTTTACAACAAGGCTACAGGCGTTATCGTGGGTTACAACCAGACTGGCGATTGGTTGGAATACACGGTCAATATCGCAGAAGCCGGCGATTACACCATGACCGCTTCTGTTGCAGCGGAAAGCGAATCCGCCTCCTTCACGCTCTCCATCGATGGCAAGTCCGTAGCTGAAGTTCCTGTTTCGGGTTCTAGCTGGGATGATTACTTCGATGTTACTGCAAACGTGACACTCCCAGCAGGCAAGCATATCTTGCGTATGGATGTGACTGCAGAATACTTTGATGTGGACTACTTCAACTTTGTCAGCAAGGGCGAAATTGGAATCCGCACGAAGGCTCACATGGAAACGCCGGTGCTTACCGATTACGATGTCTTTGACATGAACGGTGTCCGCCTCGGTCGCATGAGCGCTTACTCCATGAACGATGCCGTAACGATGCTCAAGAGTTCGAGCGCCATCAAGGTCCAGGGCCTTTACCTGCTTCGTTCTGTGAAAAATGGCGCTGTCAAGTCTGTCCGTATCGCTCGCTAA
- a CDS encoding endo-1,4-beta-xylanase: MKSKFMKGIMTAALLGGAVSAFAGPGLADGAAKFVGNITTRGAVRSDFTQLWNQITAENECKWASIEGSRGNYNWRGCDAAYNWAKQNGGHFKFHALVWGSQYPNWLNGLSAADTKTAITNWMDAVAKHYPDLEMIDVVNEAIKSGGKYHSNYGSQGNNNIIAALGGDNGNYEFVAEAFRMARKRWPNAILIYNDYNTVQWQKNEGIDLIQKLKKAGAPVDAYGLQAHDMQVSGGQAGGQGGGGSCLNINTLKSAIEEIWNKTQIPLFISEYDIASNDDNDQKNCYSQQISYFMENEHIAGITIWGYLYGATWTSGGNSGIIRESNGKVTDRPAMTWLKDYLSKNKGVNTTGLATGVVTPVEPEPQLPFKGEALAVPGKIEVEDFDIPGKGKNEDGTSNESYGDDTENHGDSDYRKDTGADLYKKATGVALGYNTTGDWYEYTINVAEAGDYTAIASVASDGTGGFTLSIDGKSLAEFEVTGSSFDEFSDVKKKVSLTAGKHVLRLDVTKQYFDIDYINFVKGDGEDPGQGGDNPGQGGDDPGVGIRVAPVHYEVPTLGAYDVFDMNGVRLGRMSAYTMDEAVSILKNTSDIKIQGIYMLRSVKNGMVKTVRVTR; this comes from the coding sequence ATGAAATCAAAATTCATGAAAGGTATAATGACCGCTGCCCTTTTGGGTGGTGCAGTAAGCGCTTTTGCTGGCCCCGGTTTGGCTGATGGCGCTGCAAAGTTTGTTGGTAACATCACTACTCGCGGAGCGGTCCGTAGTGACTTTACGCAACTGTGGAACCAGATTACAGCAGAAAACGAATGTAAGTGGGCTTCTATCGAAGGCTCCCGCGGTAACTACAACTGGCGTGGTTGCGATGCTGCCTATAACTGGGCAAAGCAGAACGGAGGCCACTTCAAGTTCCACGCTCTCGTGTGGGGTTCCCAGTATCCTAACTGGTTGAATGGCCTTAGCGCAGCTGATACCAAGACTGCTATCACGAACTGGATGGATGCAGTTGCAAAGCACTATCCGGATCTCGAAATGATCGACGTGGTGAACGAAGCTATCAAGTCTGGTGGCAAGTACCACTCCAACTATGGCTCTCAGGGCAACAACAACATCATCGCTGCTCTCGGTGGTGACAATGGCAACTATGAATTTGTCGCCGAAGCGTTCAGAATGGCTCGCAAACGTTGGCCGAACGCAATCCTTATCTATAACGACTATAACACCGTCCAATGGCAGAAGAATGAAGGTATCGACCTCATTCAGAAACTGAAAAAGGCCGGTGCTCCGGTGGATGCCTACGGCTTGCAGGCTCACGACATGCAGGTTTCTGGCGGTCAGGCTGGTGGCCAGGGCGGTGGCGGTTCCTGCTTGAACATCAATACGCTCAAGAGCGCTATTGAAGAAATTTGGAACAAGACTCAGATTCCGCTGTTCATCTCTGAATACGATATCGCTAGTAACGACGATAACGACCAGAAGAACTGCTACTCTCAGCAGATTTCCTACTTCATGGAAAATGAACATATCGCAGGTATCACCATTTGGGGTTACCTCTATGGTGCCACCTGGACCTCCGGCGGTAACTCCGGTATTATCAGGGAAAGTAACGGTAAGGTTACGGACCGCCCGGCAATGACTTGGCTCAAGGATTACCTCTCCAAGAACAAGGGTGTAAATACTACCGGTCTTGCAACTGGCGTTGTTACCCCAGTTGAACCTGAACCGCAGCTCCCCTTCAAGGGCGAAGCGCTCGCTGTTCCGGGCAAGATTGAAGTTGAAGACTTCGACATTCCGGGCAAGGGCAAGAACGAAGACGGTACGAGCAATGAATCCTATGGCGATGATACCGAAAACCATGGCGATTCCGATTACCGCAAGGATACCGGTGCAGACCTTTACAAGAAGGCAACTGGCGTCGCTCTCGGCTATAACACGACTGGCGACTGGTACGAATACACCATCAATGTCGCTGAAGCTGGCGATTACACTGCAATTGCGTCCGTCGCTTCTGATGGTACGGGGGGATTCACGCTCTCCATCGATGGCAAGTCTCTTGCTGAATTCGAAGTCACTGGATCTAGCTTCGATGAATTCTCTGATGTGAAGAAGAAGGTTTCGCTCACCGCAGGCAAGCATGTGCTCCGCCTCGATGTGACTAAGCAATATTTCGACATCGACTACATCAACTTCGTCAAGGGCGATGGTGAAGACCCAGGTCAGGGTGGTGATAATCCTGGTCAGGGCGGCGACGATCCTGGTGTCGGTATCCGCGTGGCTCCGGTTCACTACGAAGTTCCGACGCTTGGTGCTTACGATGTCTTTGACATGAACGGTGTCCGCCTCGGTCGCATGAGTGCTTACACTATGGACGAAGCTGTGTCCATACTCAAGAACACCAGTGATATTAA